TGGCGAGATGTTCATCATTGAGGAAATTCAACTGTTTAACCAAGCACCGATCAAAAGCCTGAAAATTTCACACGTAACGGTACGTTGAAAGTTTTCTTCAAGATTTTTTATCACATGGATGAGACACTTTTACATGTTCCCTGAAACCATTCATttaacaaggcttttattgtgaaatgtgagCAGGACCTGGAGATGCAAAGTTCATACTGTTAAGTCTAGACCTTAAGTTGAATACAGACCAAAAATTGACATCATAATGGGTTGCAGCACATGTACCCAGTGTCTTCCAGGATGTATCAGGCTTTAAAATCAGTAGTCAAACGCATGTTCATCAGCGATTGCAGCACATTGTCCCGTTTCTGATGGATCAAATGTGCACAGCATCAGCTGTATGCAGGGTCAGACTCCGGAGCAGCACAGATACCACTGGCCAGTTGTGAGAGGTCCCCATCCTGCATGGACTGTGTTCTAGCAAGAGACCCATACTGTGGCTGGGACATAGTTGTTGGAAGATGCGTTGCCGTTTACAATTCACAAAGGTATGTTCCACACATTGCTAACCCGAGTTGCAGTTGAACTAAATTCAATTGATTCTTCTGCTTTAGAGGGCTCATCCAAAGTGTCCAAGAAGGAAATGCCTCTCTTTGCCCAAGTGCAGGTGAGCGTTAGACACTTCCATCGATGTAGTTGAATCAGAAAATTCCGAGAAAACTGAGGGCCTCTCACCAACCAATCTTCTCAGTTTTGGTTTCAGATCCCATTAAACCTACGCTTCAGTCCACCTGGCCGGGTGGCAACCTGATGCTCAGCTGCCCTCCACCTTCCAACTTGGCAAAAACTTGGTGGGAGCATGACAGTAGCTCCGTGATCCTTTCAGACCGGGTCCAGCAGCTGAAAGACAAGCTGCTCATTCTTGGCGTTTTAGAGAGCGATGGGGGTCTGTACCGCTGCCTGGCTGTGGAGAGCTCAAAAAGCAGTGAGCACACAACTGCTGTGGCCGAGTACCAACTCTCAGTCACCCCAGTAGAGCACTGCGTATCTCAGTGGAATCAATGTCTGGGCATACTGGTGCCCGTAGTGATTTTGCTATTTGTCATTTTGGCTTGGGACTTTCACAAAGGTCACCTGTCTTTACCTTGCAAATGTCAAACACAGAACAGAGCCACGAGTCCTACCTGAACAAAACATTCAGAAGGTCCTGGCTGAGGGTGCAGAAGGTGGGGTGGGCATGGCCTGTGATGGGATAGGTGAGGTTGCCTATATCACCTCAGCAGTACATTAGGAACATATTGCCCGGCAGGTGACACCACAACAATTACGTAACTTGACTTTGCCATTATTGTACACGTCAGTTATAATATTGGGCCACATTACAATTCCATATAATATCCGATCAACATGACAAACTTTTAAATGATCTGCAATCACACTGCTTCATCGGTTCAGTTGTATTTGTGTTGATTAAATATAAtaacagagagacagtgagctCCTCTtggttgtttttcagtgtcagtATTAGAAATGCAGATTTATACtctgtgtacatgcatgtgtgtgtgtgtgtgtgggggggggcagtTAATCTGTCAGTCCTCCCCCTGCTGGCTATGATGAAATGTGATTACTGTCAGGgacgtgttgttgttgttgttgttgtggtgttggCGCTGGTTCACCACAGCTCCGTCTCTCTGATAAACACAGATGTGGAACACAGACTGAGGCCAAAAGTATGTGGACACCAGtgatttaacacacacacacacacacacacacgcatacacatgcacacacacacactttgtagttacaaattaaaaaacgaaaagaaaaaagaaatgagcaaatatataaatgaaaaaaatgtaaatataataaaaattaGGCATCTAATAAAGCAaaatcaatttcttttttttcttcttttttttttaagtgcggTTGCATTAGAAGATTTAAAcaatctaacaaaaaaaaactgccttaTGAAATACATCATCTTAAGTCTACGGtttcttaagaatatgttttgaCTGATTTATCTCCCTGCCcaaccaaagcccatagagaaaatgtgtgattttagctcacagggacacaggagcttttggtctactgctgcctcgtgtggtcagtttgtgtcactgacatgaaTTGGAAAGAtgcatttcaaacacagaagatgcacaaaaaacaacttgaacttcctgatggaggcagaagttgATGGACAAGtcccgtgtgctgtgatgttaaaattgccgattttttctatggactttagtgtgggagagtgagccaGTTCCCCATAAAAACCACATTCCAAAAGCTGCATTGTCCCTTTAAGAGTGAATCGGAACGCTTGTTTTCTTGAGTTGTTTTGAACATTGAGCTGAGAAAagcgtgttgtttttgttgatggtGGGCTGTTAGTaggaggggggcggggtcagAGGGGAACGTGATGACAGGTCACTTCCTACGAACGGACAATAAAAGACACGAATCGGAGCGAGAGCCCAACACAACCTGCAGGACCAACCAGAACCAGGACCATCAACACTGTGACCTTGCCAGGATGTGGATGTTTCTACTGATCGTCAGTCTGCTGGACCAGAACCAGGCTTCTCCTGTAAGATTCCGCCGTACGGATCGCCTTCTCTCCTGATTAGTTGGTGATCATTCACTCTGaggttgtgtgttgtgtgtgcagacaGCAGGTGCCCGTGGCGATGCCGTTCAGCTCATTCCTCAACAAGAACCGGTCCCAATCACGGTGAGAGTTAATCTTATCACTAAGACAGACCGAGGcgcattctcccacaccaaagtccatcgagaaaatttgcatttttttagctcacagggacacaggagctgctgggctactactgcctcgtgtggtcagtttgtgtcactgaggtactACTGAACGATGGATTTCAAATCCCGAGGtctaaaaaataagacatttgaactctcCGATGGAGGCATcagcggatcaacaactcctgtgatgttaaaacattgattttctctatggggtttggttgTGGGAGAGCGCGATTTACAAAAGTGTTTCCTGTGAACATACTATGAAGGTATCTTTTTGATTTATGTTGATTTTATAAAGGTGAGGCTTTGGTTAAATGGCATGGCTTAAATTACAGTTTTGGGAagtgtccccataatgtgactgtgaccGGCTcactttctatttttgtttctatCAATTTTAATTCTgctcaaccagttcctcagaatgaggaccaggttttggtctccatgatgactaccggttctaaaaaacaaaccaaaaactaactATGGTCTTGATaaggtcagaaaatgttcttaAGAAGTaacaactacaaaaaaagacacattgtGATAATGTTTGCGTgcctgcagccttccaccaccaCTGCCATCAATCAACAgacaggctcctcctcctcctcctcttcatcgtcGGCTTCATCAGAGTCAAGCCAGAGTTCAGAGGTCAGATTCACACCTACTACATTACCCAACGAGTTCAGGTCATATTGAGTTCATTAACTTCACACACAAAGCAGAGTGAATCTGCTGAAACCTGAACCTACATCACTTTAGTGTGAGCAGCGCTCCACCTACTGGAGAGGAGTGGAGCTGCAGCCCAATGCATTTAAATCTGAGGCTGCTGCTCGGTCTGAACCCCATGTGACACCGGACTTATTTTACAGGGTCTTCAACAAGTGAGAGAACGACAGAACCAGGAGACtatggtaacacacacacacatacacacgcgcacacattaTGTTCGGCGggtgatgtcatttcctgtgtgaTGTCATATCCTGCAGGCTCTGGAGGAGATGGACTCGTCGCAGGAGGTGAGCTCCCTAAACTCCATCAACATGATGTTTTCAGCTTCGTTCGCGATTCTGTTTACACATCAACCGTCATGTGACATGCATGTTAgcttagcgtgtgtgtgtgttctagtcTCGCAGAAACAAAAGTGCCGACCCGTGGCTCAACGAACCGGCTTTGGTGAGGGAGGGATTGGACGAGCAGCAGAGACACGCTGGAGACGACAGCGTGGAGAGCCAACACCAGGTGAGCTCGTCAAGTTCACACTGATGAAGCAGACTCAGGACCCCATTTCCCATGGTGCTTTGGTgtcacaagaaagaaaaaaaaagaaaaacaaccaatcaACTGGCACACCTAGAgaaacaccaacaacaccaaTCAGGTTCAGTAAGAACCAATCACATCCAATGAGGTCAAGACGGAGACAATTAAAATCAAGTAGAACCAATATAATAGAATTACCAATATTTAAGACCAATCGGATTCAGTAAGGAACAATCAGGGTCAGACAGAACCAATCAGAAACATTTAGACGAATCCCATCCAATGAGGTCAAAACAGAAGCAATTAAAATCAAGTATGGACCAATCAGGTATTGTCAGGACGAATGAGGTTCGGAAACCAATTACAGATATTTAGAACCAATCAGGTTCTGTCAGAACCAGCCAATTTCCAGCCAACTGACTGTTGTTTTGGTTCAGGTCTAACACCATGACAATCTGCCTCTCTGACTCCACCCCCTCACAGGCTCTGTTGTTGAACCTTCACCATCTTCTGGGGCAACCTGAAACCAAAGAAATCATTCCGACGAAGGAAGTGGGCGGAGAGACAACGTACGTCAGCGAAAATGCGCTTGACGGCGGAGGCGTCGGGGCCGACATCGTAGACGCCCAGCTTCTGCCGCTGGACAGCATGGAGCGAGAAAACGAGCTGACCTTTGACACGCCATATCACTACCACTACCACGGCCACCGCGGCGAAGAGGCAGCGCTTGAATTGGGTCTGTAACAGAGGCCACGCCCCTCGCagaaaaattatattttcatgTTTCCTACGTAGCAAATGTAATCATCTGCATATTGTGTGAAGTGTTTAACatcataaatataattattcCAACATTATAACATCAAATATCACCT
The nucleotide sequence above comes from Solea senegalensis isolate Sse05_10M linkage group LG3, IFAPA_SoseM_1, whole genome shotgun sequence. Encoded proteins:
- the LOC122766234 gene encoding uncharacterized protein LOC122766234 → MWMFLLIVSLLDQNQASPTAGARGDAVQLIPQQEPVPITPSTTTAINQQTGSSSSSSSSSASSESSQSSEGLQQVRERQNQETMALEEMDSSQESRRNKSADPWLNEPALVREGLDEQQRHAGDDSVESQHQALLLNLHHLLGQPETKEIIPTKEVGGETTYVSENALDGGGVGADIVDAQLLPLDSMERENELTFDTPYHYHYHGHRGEEAALELGL